The Paenibacillus sp. G2S3 region TACCAGCGCCACCCTTGGCACCGCTGTAGCCGCCTTTGTTACCTTTACCACCTTTACCGCCGCCTCTAGACGGGCCTGCACCGTAGCCGCTGCCTAAGCCGCCTCGTGGTGTGCCGCCAGCGTAGGCACCGCCATCAGCCCCTCTGGCTACGTTCTCGCTGTAGCCAGTGCTTGGTCCGCCCTTCCGGTTCGCACCGCGCGAACCGGCGCTAGGCGCTGCTGCGTTGCCGCTAGCTGGCGCATCGCCTCTGGAGGCGAAGGCGCCATAGCCGCCGCCTACTCTTACTACGCCGGCAGCCTTGCCGCCGCCCTTAGGTGCGGCAGCGTCAAAGCCGCTACCGCCACGCTTGCCAGCCGCCGCATCGGAACGACCACCGCGGCGTCCTTCTGCAGGCGCGCCCCAGCCGCCTGCTTCCTTACCGCGGCCGCGGCCACCTTGCCGCGCTCCGCTTTCGCCGCGCGGAGCACCGCCGCGGCCAGAGCCGCCGGTCTTCGGTCCGCGGCCCGTGCGCGCTGCCTCAGCGCCGCCGCTTTGGCGACCGCCGTGGCGTCCGCCGCCTTGTACCGCTACGAATTCGCCAACGCCGAATTCATCCTTGTCGTAACGGCGACGATCCAGGCGCTGCGAAATGCCGTGCTCAATCATGTCTAGTCCATCTTGCTCACGCGGAGAAGTGAACGTAATTGCAAGCCCTTTACCTCCGGCACGGCCTGTCCGGCCGATCCGGTGAATATAGCTGTCCACATCAAGTGGCATATCGTAGTTAAAGATATGAGTAATACCTTCGACGTCTAGACCCCGAGCCGCTACATCTGTAGCTACAAGAAGCTGCAGCTTCGCATCACGGAATCTTTTCATTACACCTTCACGTTTACCTTGAGACAAGTCGCCGTGCAGCTCATCACAATCATAACCTGCTGCTTGGAGTGCTTCGTTCAGCTTGGACACCCGACGTTTGGTCCGGCAGAAAATAATAGCCAAATACGGACGATCTCGCTCAATCAACGCTTTAAGTGCCTCTTCTTTATTACGATCGGAGACCTCTACGACTTGCTGTTTGATATTATCCAGCGGAATCGGGGAACCACTCTTAATAATGATATCCAGTGGCTCTTTCATGTAATTAGCTGCGAGGCGCTTAATCGGATCTGGCATTGTCGCAGAGAACAACATCGTTTGACGACGATAAGGAACAGCCGTAATGATGGTCTCTACATCCTCCAAGAATCCCATATGCAGCATTTGGTCAGCCTCGTCCAGAACGAGCATCTTAACGCCACTAAGGTCGAGTGTTTCCCGGCGCATATGATCCAATAGTCTGCCCGGTGTACCGATAATAAGATGTCTTCCACCTTCCAGCTTACGCAGCTGCTTCTCTACATCTTGACCACCGTAAACTGCCAGGATTTTGATATCCGTATGACGCGCCAGCTTGCGTGCCTCTTCTGTAATCTGCAAAGCCAGCTCACGTGTTGGAGCCATAATCAGCGCCTGCGGATATGCTCGCTCCGTGTGGATCTTGTCCATAATTGGCAGCAAGAAGGCCAATGTCTTTCCTGTACCTGTCTTCGCTCTTGCAATTACATCTAGTCCTTGCACCAATGGCGGTATAGCTTCCTGTTGCACTGGTGTTGGCTTAACGATGCCTTGACCTTGAAGCAATGTACACAGTAATTCTGAAACACCTAATTCTTTAAATCCCGGCAAATTCTCCACCTCACTATTTTCTCAGTTAAATTTGATTACATCTCTTACTTAACTTCCGTCTTCCAAAGCCCTATTCAGGCAGCCCCTACCCGACTGTCCTTTTGGGGGCGTATGCTTCCGATTCAGCTATATTCAAACAAAAGCGGAAGAACCCCGTCACCGGCATTCTTCCGTCCCATGTATCCCTTGACCCGTTAAAAGAGTGCGGTCAAAGTTCGGTTTCTGGGCAGCAGCGATCCACCGGACGTTTAGACGGCACTCCATTTGCGTTCCATTCCACTTTATACAATAGAAGTAAAGTTAAGCTTAGAAAGTTATCCTTTATATTGTACTTGATAGAACGGCATTTGTGTGAAACTGCAGAATAATAATTATTCTATCCTGTAGTTGTTAGTTAGAACCTTCCCGATTTAAAAATCGCAAAGATCAACCATAAGAACATCAGAAGCGCCACTACGCCGCCAATCTCCACTGTAGGGAAATTCCACAACACGGAAGGCTGACCGCGCATCGCAGTCCCAATAATGAGTCCAACCATGATGATACTGAACGCAAGCATCACAATACTAAATGCTAAGCGGTTCCCAACCCGGTCCAGCTTTCGCTCCAAATGCTCAAGCTCGGGTGCCACAATCTCTACCTTTAGCTTTCCCTTACTAATTAGCGCGGATAACTGCCTTGCCTGACCAGGAAGCTCTAGAAGACTCTCCGTTAAATCCGCTACGCCTCCAAGGAACTTGCGCTGCAATCGGGGACCACTAAATCGCTGCTTCACAAGTTCCCGTCCAAAAGGCTCTGCCATCTCTAGGATGCTAATCGTTGGATCCAAGTTGCTAATGACACCCTCAAGCGTTAGCATCGTCTTGCCGAGCATCGTTAGATCCGGGGGAAGGACTAATCGATGCTTGCGAGCAATGCCAAACAGATCATTCAGCGCTTTACCTATGCTCATCTTACTGAACGGAACATCATAATACTCATCTCGCAGTCGATCCATATCATTATGCAGCGCAGCTCGATCAGCATCCTCTGGGATGACTCCGAGGCGCAAGATTGCCCGGACCATAGCATCCGTGTTTTTGCGCATCAGTGCGATGACAAGCGCAGACAGCTGCTCTTTCATCTCTTCGTTCAGTCGCCCCATCATGCCAAAATCAATCAAAGCCAGCTTCCCATCAGCCATTCGAATAACATTGCCTGGATGAGGATCCGCATGAAAAAAGCCATGAATGAAAATTTGCCTTAGCATCATTTCTACGAGCTGCTTAGCGATAACCTTGAGCTTAACTCCGTTACTCAATAACTCATCGCGGCGACTCAGCGTAATTCCTACCACATATTCCATCGTCAGCACCCGTGCTGACGTATAATCCCAGTAGATATCCGGGATGTACACTCCGTCATAATCCATCTGTTGAGCAATTTTCTCTGCATTGCGCCCCTCTTGGCCGTAATCCAGCTCGCCAAGCAGCGATTTCGAGAATTCCTCTACCATACGGGACAACTGATATTGCCTCGCCCAGCCTAGCTGTTTCTCAGCAAGGGCACTTAGATCTTTGAGAATTTCTAAATCCCTGCTCATCGTTCGCAGAATGCCAGGACGCTGAACTTTGACAGCTACGACCTGCCCACTGTGAAGAACAGCTCTATGCACCTGACCGATCGATGCAGCAGCAAGAGGAGTATCCTCAAAGGAATTGAAGATTTCATCCATGTGTTGATCCAGTTCATGCTCCACAATCGTGCGCACGCGCTCCGCAGGGAATGGAGGCACATTATCCTGTAGTTTTACCAATTCTTGAATAATAGAATCAGGCAGCAGATCTGAACGGGTACTGGCGAGTTGTCCAAGCTTAATAAAGGTTGGCCCCAAATCCTCCAATACGAGCCGTATCCGCTCCCCGAGCGTAAGACTTGTATGTGCTTCTTGCGTTACGAGACGGCGTGGAAGGGATAATAAATGATAGAGCCCCAGCTCCTCCACCATATAACCAAAACCATGGTGCATAAGCGCCATGGCAATGGACCGGTAACGTCCGGCATGTCTAATGCGTACTGCCATTTAGTCCGTGCTCGTTTCCGCCGATGTTTCTTCTAGATGGGAAATGCCCTCCAGCTCGGCCAATCGACGCTCCAATACGGCAATTCGCCCTTCCAGCTCGTCAATATCACTTTGTACAGGAACCTTCATTTCCTTCAACACGCGTTGTACTTGTTCTTGTACTACAGACTTGAGCATACCTCGCTCTTCCTCACCGCGTTCAATCAGCCGATCAACGAGGGCCTTAGACTCCGAAGGAGCAAGCTCCCCTCGTTTCACGAGTTCTTCAACAACTTTTTCTACTTTTTCCTTACTAACAATGGTGAGGCCCACTCCTAAAGAGATCGCTTTTTTAAACAAATCACTCATAGTACTTCCTCCCAAAGATTCCGTTTCGTTACAAACGGAGTTGATGATTAAAGTATACCCCACTGTGCAGATATTTCAAAAAAACACAAACATTCCTTAGTTAGTGATCGGAATACGAGCAGCCCAAGTAGCTGCCTGCAGGATCAGTTTACGTAGTGCTGGATGGCGGAAGGATGGCTCATGATGGCCAGGCATAAGGAATACTACTCGTCCTAAACCATAGCTGTGGCACCATGCAGCTGGAAGCCATTGACCCTCCGATTCGTATTGAAGAAGAATAGTCCGATCTGTGAACGGATCAAATTCAAAATGGTATGGCTCCTCATCCAATTGGAAGTCTTCAACGCCCTCAGTAATGTCATGCTCTAGCACCTTAAAATTCATCGGCTCGTAAGCAGTGTGACCCTTAAAGCGGCCACCGATCAGCTGAGCTAGTTCGTTACGCTTCGTCAATGAGGCACCTGTATGTAGAACAATCAGTCCTCCACCACCGCTCACATAGCTGAGTAGGCCAGCGGTTTGCTGAGGAGATACGGTTTCATTCCACAATTCGTTATAAGCAATACATAAGTCATAGCTTGCCAAATGCTCAATGCGCATCATTTTTTTATTTTCGGAACACTGAACGGTTAATAAATCATTTAAGATCTCGCTAATTTGTTGGTCCACTCCTTGAAGTGGATGGAAACGGGGATGGGTGTAATCACCAAGTAAGAGACATTTTCTTTTGTCCATGGGGATCCTCCTCCTTATTCATTGTTATTATTCGTCACATGTTGCCTATATTCTAAGGAAAACTGCTGCGAATGTCCATGCAGATGGCAGGTTTACTACTCTTAAGGCTCCATTTTCCGGGTAAAAAAGCATCCCCACCCAGTGAACCTGGCGGGAATGCTTCTGTGTGGTAACGTAAATCTTATAAAGCTGCCGCACATTATGGTCTAGCGATTCGCCGCCACATATTTGCCCAGCTCTACAATCATGCTTCCCATCCGCTCATGCTCGGGCATGACGATACGCTGTACGCCCTCTTCCTTAAGCGCCTCAGAGGTAATACGCCCTACAGAAACAGCAAGCACTTTATCCTCGAAAGACCTTAGCATCTCCTCCAGCTTGCCCTGCTCCCGAGCAAATTGAGAGAGAAAACGAAATTGCGGCGCACTTGTAAAAGCCACGGCATCAATCTTACCTTCTATGATTTCTGTAAGCAATCTTTCAAGCTCACCTAGTTCTGGTGGAGTATGACGATACGGCAGCACTTGGCGGGTATTCGCCCCAGCCTCCTGTAGCCATGCGAGCATCTGAGGAGCTGGATCGCCGTGCAGCTGCAGAACGACCTCCTTGCCCTGCAAATCTAGAGATTGAAGCCCACGAATCAATCCGATCGTACTTCCGTCGTCATCACGAAGCTCCGGCATAAGTCCTCTTTTTTTCAAAGCATTCACTGTCTTATAACCCCGTGCAGCAATAATAGAACCAGAAAGTACTTCTAAGAAATGATCAGCGATATTCAGGCGTTCAGCCGTTTCGAAGAGAGCATCCAGTCCCATGCCTGTAGTAAGAATCACCAAGTAAGGCGGATGGCTGATCCATGAATGCAATCCTTCCTCCAATGCCTCATCATCAAGAAATACAGTACCTTGGGCAGGTCGACATAACGCCGTCCCCCCCATATTTTGGACCAGCTTGGCCATTTCTTCCGATTTGCGTGGACCCGCCAAGGCGACCGTGTACCCTTTCAGTTGCTCTGCCATGTACTATTATCTCTCCTCTCTCCGTTGCCTAACCCAACATTATTGCTTATCAGTATACTTGCAAAGGGCTGCAAAAGGGAAGATAAAAGCATCGTTTTCCTATATGAAATATTGATTATTGCTAGGAAGAGTGTATCTTAAAGCTACTCACAAGCTTTTGCAGTTCCTCTGCAAGACGGCTAAGGTCGGTAGACGAAGATGCCATCTCTTCAACAGAAGCGAGCTGCTCTTGTGCTGCCGTTGCGATGGTCTCTGTATTCACAGCCGCTTCTTCGGAGATGCCACGAATCTCTCCAATAGCCTTCTCCATATGATCTGATTCCACCAATAAGGTCTGTACAGCCCCACCCATGGCCTCAATCTTCTCTGCGGCACTCTTGACCGCTCTACGGATACGGGAGAAGGAACGTCCGGAAGTATCCACGGCCTCTATCCCTTCGGTTACGCGCTGCTTTGTGTCTTCCATCGTATGGGTCACCAGCGTCATTTCACTATTAATGGCGGTAATCTGCTCTGCAATCAGATGCGCTGATCTCTCTGATTCCTCTGCCAGCTTACGCACTTCAGCAGCAACAACGGCAAATCCACGGCCATGTTCTCCAGCTCTGGCCGCCTCAATAGAAGCATTGAGAGCTAACAGATTAGTCTGACGGGCAATCCCTGTGATGACGCCGACAATGCCCTCAATTTGACCTGTTCTTTCATTAAGCTTGTCGATTACACTGCCAAGCTCTCCCACCGTTCTATCGATCCCATTGATCTTATCCACCACGCTGATGACGGAATCATTTCCTTCTGAAGCAGAGAGTGAGGTCTTGTCCATCATCGCAGACACCTGCTCCATATATACAGAAATATGATCCACTTCGCTTGTCGTTGCTGCTGTACTTTCCATTCCTTTTCGTACACCGATTACCTGCCGCTCCGTCCCTGCCGCTACCTCTTGAATCGCTATCGTCATTTGCTCGATTGTTTGGGCATTCTGCTCCGCACTGGCGGTTAACTCTTCTGCTGAAGAGGAAACATTGCTCGTCATCTCCTGCACACCAATGATCATCTCCCGCAAGCTGAGCACCATTAATTGAAAGTTCTCGGCAAGCATGCCGATTTCATCCTTACGGAAAGCCCCTATGTCTTCAGATAGATCCCCTTTGGCTATCACGGCAGTTGCTTTCCGCAAACGGACCAGGGGCTTTAAAATAGATTGAATATTAAAATAGATTACGATCAGTGCAAGCAGAACGGAAACTACAATTACAAGCAGCGCTGTATTACGGATTCCACTCGTTACTGAAGTCACTTCATCTATGCTTATCGTGCCTCCGATTCTCCAGCCCGTAAGCTCATTTACCATAAATGTCATCTTTTTGTGCGTACCCTTGTAGACATAATCAAAGGAACCTTGATCTTCCTCGAACATTTTCTTTATAAAGTCATCTGATGACTCCACCCCAATAGCCTCTGTTGGATGAACAAGATATTTCTTGCTGTTATCCAGGATAATAATATATCCTTCCTTACCCACCTTGGTCGCAGTCAATTCTCCTAATGTAGATAGATTAAGATTCATGGTTACCACCCCGTCACCGCTCTTCAGGACTGTTGATATCGCGATCGCCGTTTCCTGATTCACAGTTTGAAAGGCCGGAGAAATCACAACACCTGTCCCGTGCTTCAGAGAATTAATATAGGCACTTTCCTGCCTGGGATCGTAGCCTTCGGGCAGCTTGGCCTCCGAAGCATGGATCGATTGCCCTCTGCTTGTACTAACATAAATGTCTAACACATCAGGATGTAACACAGCATATTCTTTTAATCTGTCCTTCATAGTAGCTACCGTCTCTCCACTTGCCTCACTGTTGGTCCCCTCAGCGGTGAACTCAGCGGCAAAATAAGAAATAGTATCTATTTTCGATTGAATATTCGAGTTGATGATTGCATTTACTGCCTCAACACTTTCGGTAGCATTGTTCACCAACTGATCTTCCACTTCATGGCTAGCAGATTGATAGGTTCGCCAACCGATAATGATACTGGGCAACAGTAGAACTAATAGGTATGTAAGAATTAATTTGGTTCGGATACTCATACCTGTTTTTTTGTTCATAGTTGTCATCACACTCTCTCTCTTCGAGTCTTAAAGTAGGACATATTTACC contains the following coding sequences:
- a CDS encoding DEAD/DEAH box helicase: MPGFKELGVSELLCTLLQGQGIVKPTPVQQEAIPPLVQGLDVIARAKTGTGKTLAFLLPIMDKIHTERAYPQALIMAPTRELALQITEEARKLARHTDIKILAVYGGQDVEKQLRKLEGGRHLIIGTPGRLLDHMRRETLDLSGVKMLVLDEADQMLHMGFLEDVETIITAVPYRRQTMLFSATMPDPIKRLAANYMKEPLDIIIKSGSPIPLDNIKQQVVEVSDRNKEEALKALIERDRPYLAIIFCRTKRRVSKLNEALQAAGYDCDELHGDLSQGKREGVMKRFRDAKLQLLVATDVAARGLDVEGITHIFNYDMPLDVDSYIHRIGRTGRAGGKGLAITFTSPREQDGLDMIEHGISQRLDRRRYDKDEFGVGEFVAVQGGGRHGGRQSGGAEAARTGRGPKTGGSGRGGAPRGESGARQGGRGRGKEAGGWGAPAEGRRGGRSDAAAGKRGGSGFDAAAPKGGGKAAGVVRVGGGYGAFASRGDAPASGNAAAPSAGSRGANRKGGPSTGYSENVARGADGGAYAGGTPRGGLGSGYGAGPSRGGGKGGKGNKGGYSGAKGGAGKGGRNSGSAGSSRGGRGSSGGFKSGGRGTSR
- a CDS encoding AarF/ABC1/UbiB kinase family protein, yielding MAVRIRHAGRYRSIAMALMHHGFGYMVEELGLYHLLSLPRRLVTQEAHTSLTLGERIRLVLEDLGPTFIKLGQLASTRSDLLPDSIIQELVKLQDNVPPFPAERVRTIVEHELDQHMDEIFNSFEDTPLAAASIGQVHRAVLHSGQVVAVKVQRPGILRTMSRDLEILKDLSALAEKQLGWARQYQLSRMVEEFSKSLLGELDYGQEGRNAEKIAQQMDYDGVYIPDIYWDYTSARVLTMEYVVGITLSRRDELLSNGVKLKVIAKQLVEMMLRQIFIHGFFHADPHPGNVIRMADGKLALIDFGMMGRLNEEMKEQLSALVIALMRKNTDAMVRAILRLGVIPEDADRAALHNDMDRLRDEYYDVPFSKMSIGKALNDLFGIARKHRLVLPPDLTMLGKTMLTLEGVISNLDPTISILEMAEPFGRELVKQRFSGPRLQRKFLGGVADLTESLLELPGQARQLSALISKGKLKVEIVAPELEHLERKLDRVGNRLAFSIVMLAFSIIMVGLIIGTAMRGQPSVLWNFPTVEIGGVVALLMFLWLIFAIFKSGRF
- a CDS encoding phasin family protein is translated as MSDLFKKAISLGVGLTIVSKEKVEKVVEELVKRGELAPSESKALVDRLIERGEEERGMLKSVVQEQVQRVLKEMKVPVQSDIDELEGRIAVLERRLAELEGISHLEETSAETSTD
- a CDS encoding ThuA domain-containing protein is translated as MDKRKCLLLGDYTHPRFHPLQGVDQQISEILNDLLTVQCSENKKMMRIEHLASYDLCIAYNELWNETVSPQQTAGLLSYVSGGGGLIVLHTGASLTKRNELAQLIGGRFKGHTAYEPMNFKVLEHDITEGVEDFQLDEEPYHFEFDPFTDRTILLQYESEGQWLPAAWCHSYGLGRVVFLMPGHHEPSFRHPALRKLILQAATWAARIPITN
- a CDS encoding uroporphyrinogen-III synthase; the encoded protein is MAEQLKGYTVALAGPRKSEEMAKLVQNMGGTALCRPAQGTVFLDDEALEEGLHSWISHPPYLVILTTGMGLDALFETAERLNIADHFLEVLSGSIIAARGYKTVNALKKRGLMPELRDDDGSTIGLIRGLQSLDLQGKEVVLQLHGDPAPQMLAWLQEAGANTRQVLPYRHTPPELGELERLLTEIIEGKIDAVAFTSAPQFRFLSQFAREQGKLEEMLRSFEDKVLAVSVGRITSEALKEEGVQRIVMPEHERMGSMIVELGKYVAANR
- a CDS encoding methyl-accepting chemotaxis protein; this translates as MNKKTGMSIRTKLILTYLLVLLLPSIIIGWRTYQSASHEVEDQLVNNATESVEAVNAIINSNIQSKIDTISYFAAEFTAEGTNSEASGETVATMKDRLKEYAVLHPDVLDIYVSTSRGQSIHASEAKLPEGYDPRQESAYINSLKHGTGVVISPAFQTVNQETAIAISTVLKSGDGVVTMNLNLSTLGELTATKVGKEGYIIILDNSKKYLVHPTEAIGVESSDDFIKKMFEEDQGSFDYVYKGTHKKMTFMVNELTGWRIGGTISIDEVTSVTSGIRNTALLVIVVSVLLALIVIYFNIQSILKPLVRLRKATAVIAKGDLSEDIGAFRKDEIGMLAENFQLMVLSLREMIIGVQEMTSNVSSSAEELTASAEQNAQTIEQMTIAIQEVAAGTERQVIGVRKGMESTAATTSEVDHISVYMEQVSAMMDKTSLSASEGNDSVISVVDKINGIDRTVGELGSVIDKLNERTGQIEGIVGVITGIARQTNLLALNASIEAARAGEHGRGFAVVAAEVRKLAEESERSAHLIAEQITAINSEMTLVTHTMEDTKQRVTEGIEAVDTSGRSFSRIRRAVKSAAEKIEAMGGAVQTLLVESDHMEKAIGEIRGISEEAAVNTETIATAAQEQLASVEEMASSSTDLSRLAEELQKLVSSFKIHSS